A portion of the Glycine max cultivar Williams 82 chromosome 10, Glycine_max_v4.0, whole genome shotgun sequence genome contains these proteins:
- the LOC100810712 gene encoding probable carbohydrate esterase At4g34215, whose translation METNTHQKTKRQIFILSGQSNMAGRGGAIRDANNRSKRSDGVVPAVLWFQGESHAIHEEDAAAYKFNMETLIHNLRQDLNSPSSFTGCISLRV comes from the exons ATGGAAACCAACACACACCAAAAAACCAAAAGGCAAATCTTCATACTCTCAGGTCAAAGCAACATGGCCGGTCGTGGCGGGGCTATCAGGGACGCCAACAACCGTAGTAAGCGGTCGGACGGGGTGGTTCCGGCGGTGCTGTGGTTCCAAGGTGAAAGCCACGCAATCCACGAGGAAGACGCTGCGGCTTACAAGTTCAACATGGAGACTCTCATCCACAATCTTCGTCAAGACCTCAATTCCCCATCTTCTTTTACGG GTTGCATTAGCCTCAGGGTCTGA
- the LOC100820334 gene encoding receptor protein kinase-like protein At4g34220, whose protein sequence is MSLYSQNLHLWWRLSSFLLLLVQSVTSQFVAFTSLNSDGIHLLKFKYSILNDPLSVLENWNYEDATPCSWHGVACSEIGAPGTPDFFRVTSLALPNSQLLGSVSEDLGLIQYLRHIDLSNNFLNGSLPNTIFNSSQLQVLSLSNNVISGKLPELIGKMTNLKLLNLSDNAFSGLIPENLSTLPNLTVVSLKSNYFSGSVPTGFNYVEILDLSSNLLNGSLPNEFGGESLRYLNLSYNKISGTIPPAFAKQIPVNTTMDLSFNNLTGPIPGSEALLNQKTEFLSGNADLCGKPLKILCTVPSTMSSAPPNVTTSSPAIAAIPKTIDSTPSTNTSGTTTSSQNVSPSGLKPATIAAIVVGDLAGMALLALIILFINQQRKKRYPNPKPNTNASSANNPEKKQETVSRQDAEARTITPSLPCSCLTIKEEETSEATSSDSDRESNTAVNIMAAQNGNLPRHGTLVTVDGETNLELETLLKASAYILGNSHFSIVYKAVLEDGRSFAVRRIGECGIERRKDFENQVRAIAKLRHPNLVTVRGFCWGQEDKLLICDYVPNGSLATIDHRRASTSPMNLSLEVRLKIAKGVARGLAFIHEKKHVHGNVKPSNILLNSEMEPIISDFGLDRLLLNDVTQRANGSARQLMGNQRNQQDLPFVTMGPSTSGVGQIMHYQAPESLQNIKPNNKWDVYSFGVVLLELLTGRVLSDRELDQWHEPGSVEDEKNRVLRIADVAMKSEIEGRENVVLAWFKLGISCVSHVPQKRPSIKEALQILDKIPVAAPVH, encoded by the exons ATGAGCCTTTACTCTCAGAATCTCCATTTGTGGTGGAGACTCTCATCCTTCCTTCTTCTACTTGTTCAATCTGTTACATCTCAATTTGTTGCATTTACATCTCTTAACTCTGATGGGATTCACTTgcttaaattcaaatattccaTCCTCAACGACCCGTTATCAGTCTTAGAGAACTGGAACTACGAGGATGCAACACCATGTTCATGGCATGGTGTTGCATGCAGTGAAATTGGAGCCCCTGGCACCCCTGACTTTTTCAGAGTAACTAGCTTGGCCCTTCCCAATAGCCAACTTTTAGGTTCCGTTTCTGAAGACTTAGGCTTGATCCAATACCTTCGCCACATCGATCTCTCCAACAATTTCCTTAATGGCTCTCTACCCAACACTATCTTCAACTCTTCTCAACTTCAAGTACTTTCCCTCTCAAACAATGTTATCTCAGGCAAACTACCTGAGCTAATTGGCAAAATGACAAACCTTAAACTTCTCAACCTCTCTGACAATGCCTTTTCCGGTTTGATCCCAGAAAACCTCTCTACTCTACCAAACTTAACCGTTGTTTCACTGAAGAGTAACTACTTTTCTGGCAGTGTCCCAACCGGGTTCAACTACGTGGAGATTCTGGATCTGTCATCCAATTTGCTCAACGGATCTTTGCCAAATGAATTCGGCGGCGAAAGCTTGCGCTACTTGAACCTCTCTTACAACAAGATTTCGGGAACAATACCACCAGCATTTGCGAAACAGATTCCTGTAAACACAACAATGGACCTCTCATTCAACAATCTGACAGGACCAATACCAGGGTCTGAGGCTTTGCTCAACCAGAAGACAGAGTTTCTATCAGGGAATGCTGATCTTTGTGGTAAGCCTCTGAAGATTCTTTGCACTGTTCCCTCTACTATGTCCTCTGCTCCACCCAATGTCACCACATCTTCACCAGCCATTGCAGCCATACCAAAAACAATTGACTCAACCCCTTCAACAAACACATCAGGAACCACCACCAGTTCTCAGAATGTCTCACCAAGTGGCCTAAAACCCGCCACCATAGCAGCAATTGTGGTAGGAGACTTAGCTGGCATGGCCCTTTTGGCTCTCATCATTCTCTTCATCAACCAACAGAGAAAGAAACGATATCCAAATCCAAAACCAAACACTAATGCTTCTTCCGCCAACAACCcagaaaagaaacaagaaactgTTTCAAGACAAGATGCGGAGGCGAGAACTATAACACCTTCACTTCCTTGTTCCTGCTTAACaatcaaagaagaagaaacttcAGAAGCAACGAGCTCCGACAGTGACCGCGAGAGCAACACCGCAGTGAACATCATGGCAGCACAAAACGGGAACCTTCCGAGACACGGCACTCTTGTGACCGTGGACGGGGAGACAAATTTGGAGCTTGAGACTTTGCTCAAGGCTTCAGCGTATATTTTGGGAAACAGCCACTTCAGCATTGTTTACAAGGCGGTGCTGGAGGACGGAAGATCCTTTGCTGTTAGAAGGATCGGTGAGTGTGGGATTGAGAGAAGGAAGGATTTTGAGAACCAAGTTCGTGCCATTGCAAAGCTTCGCCATCCGAATTTGGTTACGGTTCGTGGCTTCTGCTGGGGCCAAGAAGATAAACTCCTAATATGTGACTATGTCCCTAATGGAAGCCTCGCCACCATAGATCACA GAAGAGCAAGTACATCCCCAATGAACTTGTCCTTGGAGGTGCGGTTGAAGATAGCGAAAGGGGTGGCACGAGGGTTGGCTTTCATTCATGAGAAGAAACACGTGCATGGCAACGTTAAACCCAGCAACATCTTGTTAAACTCGGAAATGGAACCCATCATAAGCGATTTTGGGCTGGACCGGCTCCTCTTGAATGACGTAACCCAAAGAGCGAACGGTTCGGCAAGACAATTAATGGGGAACCAAAGAAACCAACAAGACCTGCCATTCGTAACAATGGGACCATCCACTAGCGGTGTGGGTCAAATAATGCACTATCAAGCACCAGAGTCACTTCAAAACATCAAACCCAATAACAAGTGGGACGTGTACTCTTTTGGCGTGGTCTTGCTGGAGCTTCTAACTGGGAGGGTTCTCTCGGACCGGGAGTTGGACCAGTGGCACGAACCGGGTTCGGTGGAAGATGAGAAAAACCGGGTCTTGAGGATAGCTGACGTGGCAATGAAGTCTGAAATAGAAGGGAGAGAGAATGTGGTATTGGCGTGGTTCAAGTTGGGGATTAGCTGTGTTTCCCATGTCCCACAAAAGAGACCGTCCATAAAAGAGGCTCTACAAATCTTAGACAAAATCCCCGTTGCTGCTCCAGTCCATTAA
- the LOC100775427 gene encoding Protein TIC 21, chloroplastic-like: MQTLLLPATRAGSFTAVPLSASAVASPPLPQPFLSPNSFPSLLLNRARSSSSFSSSIARQPWKKLPFTASASSQVSPAFTPSNDESDKAKLEQVAKRLEKTARYFKRLGNLGFWGQLVCTVVAAVILSFSVVVTGKVTSPATFYATAGGIVAAFISVFWSFGYIRLSEKLRKTSNDPTKAPPRADVVKGLKNGIMLNLLGMGAAILGMQATVGLLVAKALTSSANPYYQGISPGSTPVLALDVFLVQASANTILSHFLGLVFSLELLRSVTLPPSDATPFPKFA; this comes from the exons ATGCAGACGCTACTTCTGCCGGCAACACGCGCCGGCAGCTTCACGGCAGTTCCTCTGTCAGCCTCCGCCGTCGCCTCCCCTCCACTCCCTCAACCATTTCTCAGCCCGAATTCCTTCCCCTCACTCCTTCTCAATCGGGCTCGTTCATCTTCCTCTTTTAGTTCCTCCATCGCTCGTCAACCATGGAAGAAGCTTCCCTTCACCGCAAGCGCTTCTTCGCAAGTGTCTCCGGCATTCACTCCCTCCAACGACGAATCAGATAAGGCCAAACTCGAGCAG GTGGCGAAGAGATTGGAGAAGACGGCGAGATACTTCAAACGTTTGGGTAACTTAGGGTTTTGGGGTCAGCTAGTGTGCACCGTCGTGGCTGCCGTCATACTCTCATTCTCCGTCGTGGTCACCGGAAAAGTGACATCGCCGGCCACATTTTATGCCACGGCGGGTGGAATAGTTGCTGCCTTCATTTCAGTGTTTTGGTCCTTTGGCTATATTCGTCTCTCTGAGAAGCTTCGAAAAACTTCAAATGACCCTACCAAG GCTCCTCCTCGTGCTGATGTAGTGAAAGGCTTGAAAAATGGTATAATGTTGAACCTGTTGGGGATGGGTGCTGCTATTCTTGGGATGCAAGCCACGGTTGGATTGTTAGTTGCTAAGGCTCTCACTTCCTCGGCAAACCCGTATTATCAGGGAATTTCTCCCGGTAGCACCCCAGTGCTCGCATTGGATGTATTTTTGGTGCAG GCTTCAGCGAACACTATTCTTTCTCATTTCCTTGGGCTTGTTTTCTCACTGGAGTTGCTGCGATCAGTCACATTACCACCTTCAGATGCAACTCCATTTCCCAAATTTGCGTAA
- the SPX5 gene encoding SPX domain-containing protein 2 — translation MKFEKILKRLIEQTLPDWRDKFLCYKILKKQLNVMCPEDGQAPPQLDANELNHFLTLLQLEIDKFNNFFIDKEEEYVIKWRELQDRVVEAVNSNVDLMSLGTETVDFHGEMVLLENYSALNYTGLVKIIKKHDKKTGALLRSPFIQAVVKQPFYEIDALNKLVKECEVILSILFNNGPSSSISQDFMQNGFGSMSDKENKETVMQVPEELSEIKNMKNMYIELTLTALHTLEQIRGRSSTLSMFPSSPHN, via the exons ATGAAGTTTGAGAAGATCCTGAAGAGGCTGATTGAGCAGACGCTGCCTGATTGGCGCGACAAATTCTTGTGCTACAAAATCTTGAAGAAACAATTGAACGTTATGTGTCCCGAAGATGGCCAAGCTCCACCCCAATTGGATGCCAACGAACTCAACCACTTCCTTACTCTCTTGCAGCTCGAGATTGACAAGTTCAACAATTTCTTTATAGACAAGGAAGAAGAATATGTCATCAAATGGAGG GAGTTGCAAGACAGAGTTGTAGAAGCTGTGAATTCAAATGTAGACCTGATGTCATTGGGGACGGAAACAGTAGATTTTCATGGGGAGATGGTTTTGTTAGAGAACTACAGTGCTCTCAACTACACAG GTTTAgtgaagataataaaaaaacacgATAAGAAAACTGGTGCTCTACTTCGCTCACCTTTTATCCAAGCTGTGGTGAAGCAGCCCTTCTATGAAATTGATGCGCTTAACAAGCTTGTAAAGGAGTGTGAGGTGATACTAAGCATTCTTTTCAACAATGGCCCGAGCTCATCAATAAGCCAGGATTTTATGCAAAATGGTTTTGGCTCCATGagtgataaagaaaataaagagactGTAATGCAGGTTCCCGAAGAACTatctgaaataaaaaatatgaagaacATGTATATCGAACTAACTCTAACAGCACTGCATACCTTGGAGCAAATCAGGGGTAGAAGCTCAACTCTAAGCATGTTCCCATCTTCTCCACACAACTAG
- the LOC100527732 gene encoding reticulon-like protein B11, with protein MGDSKHISVHRLLGEGLIADVVLWKNWRGAVAVLVSATALWYLFERAGYNFLSFVANVVLLLVVILFFWAKAANLLNRPLPPLPDLEISEETIARVADALQIWMNRALSVAHDIAIERNLLLCLQVVGVLWVISYIGSLFNFLTLIYFGVLLCLSLPVLYDKYQDRVDDRLCVIHGIIQTQYTKVHSTVLSKIPKLSNKEKKVQ; from the exons ATGGGAGATTCTAAACATATTTCCGTTCACCGTCTTCTCGGCGAAGGCTTaa TTGCTGATGTGGTGCTGTGGAAGAATTGGCGCGGAGCGGTTGCGGTGCTTGTATCTGCCACCGCATTGTGGTACCTCTTCGAGCGAGCCGGTTACAATTTCTTGTCCTTCGTCGCCAATGTAGTGTTGCTTCTTGTTGTTATTCTCTTTTTCTGGGCCAAAGCTGCTAACCTTCTCAATAG ACCTCTTCCTCCTCTCCCCGATCTGGAGATCTCAGAGGAAACTATTGCCAGGGTTGCTGATGCACTGCAAATTTGGATGAATCGGGCTTTGTCCGTTGCACATGACATAGCAATTGAGAGGAATTTGCTGCTTTGCCTCCAG GTTGTTGGTGTATTGTGGGTAATATCTTACATTGGTAGTTTGTTCAACTTTTTGACTTTGATCTATTTTG GTGTTCTTCTTTGCTTGTCTCTTCCTGTGTTGTATGACAAGTACCAGGACCGAGTTGATGACAGGCTGTGTGTGATTCATGGGATTATTCAGACACAGTATACAAAAGTTCACAGTACTGTTTTAAGCAAGATTCCAAAACTctcaaacaaagaaaagaaggtGCAGTAG